A stretch of DNA from Gimesia chilikensis:
CAAGAGCTCTCTTCGGGGAGAATTCCGATTCTGATATCTCGAAGATCAAAGATGGTACCAGTAATACCGTCATGGTCTGCGAAACGACTCGTCAGGTGCGGGATGGAACCGGCAACTACTGGGGCTGTAGCGTCTATGCAGGAAATGGCGTCAACCTGGGTCACAGCCGCGGAATCAACTACTGGCTCTGTTGCTCCTGGACTCCTCCGATGACGGAACGGCCCGGCGTACTGGGATCTTACAGTATGCCCGGAAGCGCCCATGTCGGCGGTTGCATGATTCTGCTTGCCGATGGTGCAGTGCGTTTTCTCAGCGAGAACGTCGATGCCTCTATCCGCACGAATCTCTCCAGAATCAAAGACGGCCAGGTGCTTGGTGAATTCTGATCAGGGAATTTACTTTCCGATATGTCTGATGCTTACGAATGAGGAAATCCGTGAGCGTCGGACTCTTTTCTCTTAATCAATCCTGCTTCTTCTTACTCTGGTGGAACAACATGAGCGCGTGCTTAGATACGATGCGTCAATTGACTCGAGGAACCGCGATCCTTTTCGCGGTAATGTTTACTACTCTTTCCGGTTGCGGCGGTTCGGCTTCCGGTCCCGACATTGATATGATTCCTGTTACGGGATCCGTGACGATGGATGGAGAACCGCTTGTCGGTGCGATGGTTGAATTTCATCCCACGGGCGGAACCAAAGGGAATGGCGCTTTTGGCCTGACCGATGAGGCGGGCAAGTTTACTTTGACGGACTACCATTCGAATCCGGGATGCCCTCCCGGGGAGTACGGGGTGACCTTCTCGAAGATCACACTCCCGGACGGATCTCCGATTCCTCCTGATTCTCAACAAGGTGGAGTCGGGATGAAAGAACAGATTCCCCCGGGCTATAACCTGTTCAAGCCACATGCGATTATCCAGGCAGCCTCAGTCAAAGCGCCGGAATCGACATTCGAATTTCAACTCGACTCAAAATTCAAACCCCCGCAGTCGTTTTATCATGAATAGTCAGCGGGTCTCAAGTGTGACCCGGGACTGATTCGTCTGCAACAAAATGGAATTTACCCTCAAAGGGGCCACCAGCCGGTGGTCCCTTTTTTTGATGCGCGACAGGGTTTAAGAAAATAACGGACTTGAGTTAATTGTTGCTGCGGTTGTTGAGGATGGGTGGTATACTAATGGGCGGTTGTTTTGGGAAGTAGTGTTGGCAGGTGAGGTGAGAGAGTGAATTGAATTACGCGCCACCTCGCTCAATTGAAAAAAGGTTGCTCAATCACCATGCGATATCTTCTGCTTAACCTGCTGCTGATCATCTTTATTACTAACGTGCAAACTTCGTTCGCACAGAATGTTTTGCCTGAACAGGATGATGATGCAGCAGAGATTGAATTTTGTTTGAGTGGAATTCGAGAGCATTGTCAAAGTCTGAAATCAGGACTGGCGACTTATCAGGGTTCTCTCAACATGGAGGTCAGGGGGGAGCCTGAAAATAATCTGTCCGGAGCGGTCTCTGGGACACTCGCCTTCGATGGCACTAGAGTGCGATTTGATGTGACTCGTCCCGGGTGGACTGTGAACTCGAAAACGATCGAGCATCCCACGGACGATCATACGGTGGGGAACGCGACCGCAAAGATGAAACAGGGAACGCTGACCAAGATGTTCAGTGACAATGGTTCAAAAATCGCCATTTGGCAGTCCTTCCAACCGTTGATCGTAATTGGTAAAGCCAGCAGCTTTCCGGACCGCCGCGTAACTGAGTATATCGACTACAGATGTCCCACGCTGATTGATATCTATTCGGTGAATATGGGCTACTCACTGGACCAGATACTGGATAAGCTTGACCCCGATCATGCACTGTCAGTCGTTTCTGTGGAGAAAAAATCAGAGTCGATCTGGGATCTGATCTGGACCTACACGGACACAGAACACGACGAAGTCACGCGATGGATTCTAACGGTTGATGTTCAAAAAGATTTCAGTCCCACGAAATTTCTTTGCGAATCAACCAGGCTGAAGAATGTGAAAGATGATTCCAGTTGGATTCCAGAGTGGGAAAATACCACAACCTGGAAAAAAGAGTCGGAGGTGTGGGTTCCCGTCCATGTGGAGCGGAAACTTTTCATGGGACCCTATTCAGGTACGAACGAAGTCTTCACTGTTGATCTGGAATGGCAGTCCGTCAACGAGCCCCTTTCCGATGACGTGTTTACCTACGCAGACTTCGATGTCCCTGACAACATCGCCATCCAGGACACTTCATCAGGAGAGGCTGTCTGGATCAAGCCCCTTCCTGCAAATCTACCGCAGCCTGAGCGTGGACTCAGCAGTAACTCAACAACAATGGCAATTCTGATTGGATTGAATCTATTGGTCTTACTGCTGATTGGGATATGGTATCTTCGTAAAAGAATGTTGCACGCTTGATTTTTGGGGTTGGGATAAAAGCGGAACCGCCTTATATGTCTGCAGGGTGACCCCGAATGTAATTCGGAGTTGCCGGAGATAACGGGAAACTGTCAGTACACTCTGAAAAATGGGAAAGCAGAAACCGATTCGACTTTGGTCCGCAGAGGAATTGTGCTCTGAAAACGTGAGTCCTCACTGTCGGTTTCCTGCTCGCTGTGCTCGGCCCGAATTATATTCGGACCTACCCCCTCTTCGGTGTTGAAATCAAATCGGTTTGCTAGTAAAGAGGGCGAGACTCTTAAAATATAAGACCTGACACCTCCAGGGCCTATTAATCACCGGAGAAAACTGTTGAGAAATGCCATTCAGGATTTAATGAAATTAGTTCCCCCTTCAACAGGAAAAACCAGGTTTAGCTATGAGGATCAACTAAATGTTGAATATGGTGATCCTGTTCTTTTGCCGCGGGATTATATCGATTTTCTAAATCAATATTCCGTGGGGGCATTTACCGAAGATGGTTATCCAAGCTGGGATATTCTGGATTTGATTTCTGACGGGGGGACATCATTCTCAATGGAATACATCGCATTAGCCAGGGAAAAATGCGCAGAGGAACCTGAAATAAATCCTGCTGTCTACCCAACTCTTCCGGGCTTATTGCCATGGGGTGCGTACAACCAGGGTTGCACATTTTACTGGTGGGTCGCAGGAGATCCCGATACCTGGGAGGTTGTTGCCGATCGAGGTGATCAAGCATTTCATGTTCAATTATCAATGACCGAATTTTTATTGAAATTGTTTTCAGATCAGTTACATGAGTTGTATCCGCAGGGCTTTATGAGCGACCTTGATATTGGTTACATGCCCCGGTATGAGGGGTAATCAAACACGAAACAGCCGGAAAGTAGTGAAGGGGGGCCTGAATTTTTTATCTGCCGTTCAAAATTTCCGTGATCTAAAGGTGGTCCGCTTGCGTTCAACTTCAGTCGGCCTGTTTACCAACATGACTTTCTGGAGATTCTAATGAGTACCATACCACGCTGCCCTGACTGCGAAACGGAGATGGAAAAAGGATTTGTCCCGGATAATACCTTTCTGGGAGCCCTGCAAACGGTGTGGCATCCAGGTGATCCTGAAAGTGCTGACCGCTCTGTTTTCGGAATGAAGTTAAAGAACAGAACTCAGACGGTGCATGTCGACGAATCCGGAACGAGAAAGATTACAACCTATCGCTGCCCGACGTGTGGTCTGCTGCGGTCGTATGCGGAGTGAGTGGATTTCTAAACGGTTGAATAAAGAGGCGATACAGATTTGTTCTGTCCCCTTTATTGGCGATTATATATTACGTTGTGTTGAAGCGTATGAAGACATAAAAGGGTGAAGAGAAAAGGGGGCTTTGAAAATTATTCTATAAGTTATGAGGTCGGTAATGCGGACATATGGTCTGGGTCGAATGAGAAGTTTGCAAGTGGACGTCTTGGATTTGGGAGGTGCGCTTTGTGGAGTACCAAGTGACATAGCTAAGGAAGAAGATCGAATTGATGCAATGAGACAAGCATTACAGAGCCTTAAAGAAGTAACGGGGGAGGACTTTGGGTACAATATAGAAAAATGGCATAACTATCTTCAGTCATCAGATGAATTTAAAAAAGCTTATACT
This window harbors:
- a CDS encoding carboxypeptidase-like regulatory domain-containing protein, translating into MSACLDTMRQLTRGTAILFAVMFTTLSGCGGSASGPDIDMIPVTGSVTMDGEPLVGAMVEFHPTGGTKGNGAFGLTDEAGKFTLTDYHSNPGCPPGEYGVTFSKITLPDGSPIPPDSQQGGVGMKEQIPPGYNLFKPHAIIQAASVKAPESTFEFQLDSKFKPPQSFYHE
- a CDS encoding PF20097 family protein — protein: MSTIPRCPDCETEMEKGFVPDNTFLGALQTVWHPGDPESADRSVFGMKLKNRTQTVHVDESGTRKITTYRCPTCGLLRSYAE
- a CDS encoding SMI1/KNR4 family protein, encoding MRNAIQDLMKLVPPSTGKTRFSYEDQLNVEYGDPVLLPRDYIDFLNQYSVGAFTEDGYPSWDILDLISDGGTSFSMEYIALAREKCAEEPEINPAVYPTLPGLLPWGAYNQGCTFYWWVAGDPDTWEVVADRGDQAFHVQLSMTEFLLKLFSDQLHELYPQGFMSDLDIGYMPRYEG